The Naumovozyma castellii chromosome 4, complete genome genome contains a region encoding:
- the EAR1 gene encoding Ear1p (ancestral locus Anc_2.336) gives MLIRKATLLQLLTFWLCQRVNGYVIPRDLPHSEESIGTPYPYEDDKDEDVDFHVMLFSLITMIIIYVLVILVYIVVKFVVTRMLTSNISRISLLNRTEVEESTRTNNEGTGRSRRSTRRDQRFDLESFLDDPETVKSKLSLLNPEEQFYYKQGEEFIKQNPPIIIPPNNNNNSNDISTTDSNAEDDPIMNHQTKQFIEEEGASAWEFQADPNLPNDTILIENKTEITFLNYNYDASVMTNLPIPCINRVYYCEFKIFELNNSPEQTNLSPNEVISMGLATSPYPYFRLPGRHHHSIAYDSNGARRFNDSFPLDPELANLFPVCERGDIIGVGYRTRSGTFFFTRNGKKVSEKSIGGHIKGCKIKYLYPIVGTNVPCKVHVNFGTYGFVYIEANVKKWGYAKSHGLKVPPPSYEEYGKDALVGSYQDLEDGINDEEEDYEDEEEEDEEEDYDEEDDNTTTETDPLRDEYGQLLPPPPGFEFSTSPLSNFGQNEEEDINLNSLPYDPPRYSQDVSNRTNSFTLDEGRSKDFIENDASWDEHDDEADYERTTNQLQGLLEDHEEEEEEEESDREGVSNEHDALMGRID, from the coding sequence ATGTTGATACGCAAAGCAACACTTCTACAACTGTTAACCTTCTGGTTGTGCCAGAGGGTAAATGGGTACGTGATTCCCCGTGACTTGCCTCATTCAGAGGAGTCGATAGGAACACCGTATCCTTACGAAGATGACAAGGATGAAGACGTGGATTTCCACGTCATGCTATTCTCTTTGATTACCATGATCATCATTTATGTTCTCGTCATTCTCGTTTACATTGTCGTTAAGTTCGTCGTCACTAGAATGTTGACGTCGAACATTTCGAGGATTTCATTGTTAAACCGCACCGAAGTGGAGGAGTCCACCAGAACTAATAATGAAGGTACTGGCCGCAGTCGAAGATCAACTAGAAGAGATCAACGGTTCGATTTGGAAAGCTTCTTGGATGATCCCGAGACTGTTAAGAGTAAACTATCTCTTTTGAACCCTGAAGAGcaattttattataagCAAGGTGAAGAATTCATAAAGCAAAACCCACCTATAATCATTCCaccaaataataacaacaattcTAATGACATTAGCACGACGGATAGTAATGCTGAGGATGATCCTATCATGAATCATCAAACAAAACAATTCatcgaagaagaaggtgcTTCAGCATGGGAATTCCAAGCAGACCCAAACTTACCTAACGATACCATTctcattgaaaataaaactgaAATTACATTCTTAAATTACAACTACGACGCTTCAGTAATGACAAATTTACCCATCCCTTGCATCAATAGAGTTTATTATTgtgaattcaaaatttttgaattgaataattctCCAGAACAAACAAATTTGAGCCCCAATGAAGTCATTTCCATGGGGTTGGCCACTTCACCATATCCTTATTTCCGGTTACCGGGGAGACATCATCATTCCATCGCATATGATTCCAATGGAGCCCGTCGCTTCAACGATTCGTTCCCATTAGATCCTGAACTTGCCAATCTGTTCCCTGTCTGTGAAAGAGGTGATATTATTGGTGTTGGTTATAGAACCAGAAGTGGgactttcttctttacaAGAAATGGGAAAAAGGTTAGTGAGAAATCTATAGGTGGTCATATTAAAGGTTGCaaaattaaatatcttTACCCCATAGTAGGGACTAACGTTCCTTGTAAAGTTCATGTTAATTTCGGAACGTATGGTTTTGTTTACATTGAAGCCAATGTTAAGAAATGGGGGTATGCTAAATCTCATGGATTAAAAGTACCTCCACCATCGTACGAAGAATATGGAAAGGATGCGTTAGTTGGATCATATCAAGATTTGGAGGATggaattaatgatgaagaagaagattatgaggatgaggaggaagaagatgaagaagaagattatgacgaagaagatgacAATACTACAACGGAGACCGATCCATTAAGAGATGAATATGGTCAATTATTGCCTCCTCCACCAGGTTTCGAATTTAGTACTTCTcctctttccaattttggtcaaaatgaagaagaagacattaatttaaattcattgcCATATGACCCACCTAGATATTCACAAGACGTAAGCAACCGTACCAATTCCTTCACATTGGATGAAGGTCGCAGTAAGGACTTCATAGAGAATGATGCATCGTGGGATGAACATGACGATGAGGCAGATTACGAGAGAACTACCAATCAATTACAAGGGTTGCTAGAGGAccatgaagaagaggaagaggaagaagaatctGATAGAGAGGGTGTTAGTAATGAGCATGATGCATTAATGGGCAGGATTGATTAA
- the NCAS0D00880 gene encoding uncharacterized protein (ancestral locus Anc_2.339) has translation MFKTIEIPQHHLSIRQPIGLFISNEFVKSSDGNQIDTFNPATKEKLTSFYAGSETDVNVAVRAARTSYTKTWSKTSPEQRTDLLLKLASLVERDKEILASIETQDSGKPYYTNALLDIDMIIKLTKYFAGSTDKFTTGETIPIDHETLAYTLKVPFGVVAQIVPWNYPLAMASWKLQSCLAAGNTVVIKPSENSSLSLLYFAQLIVEAGFPPGVVNIIPGYGTVVGDALSTHPDVDKISFTGSTKVGCNVLEQSGKSNLKDVTLECGGKSPAVIFKDANLEEAVKWTSEGIFFNSGQNCTANSRILVQHDIFDEFVHKFKDYTKRKWNFGSKFDPFDKDCTVGPVISQKQYEKIQEYMTCPEGCPVEVSHIIDYPPDDINGYFIPPTIYTNVPQDSKWCKEEIFGPAVVISEFRDYDEALSLANDTSYGLAAAVFTENIRIAHEFARDILAGTVWVNTSNAEDVTLPFGGFKMSGIGRELGRTGVESFMQTKTVQINIRKPNS, from the coding sequence ATGTTCAAAACTATTGAAATACCCCAACACCATCTATCTATTAGACAACCTATTGGTTTGTTCATTAGTAATGAATTTGTAAAATCATCGGATGGTAACCAGATCGATACATTTAATCCAGCAACTAAAGAAAAACTCACATCATTTTATGCTGGATCTGAAACCGATGTCAATGTAGCTGTTCGTGCTGCACGTACAAGTTACACGAAAACTTGGTCCAAAACATCACCTGAACAACGTACAGATCTACTACTTAAACTGGCCTCCCTTGTGGAACgtgataaagaaatactCGCATCAATTGAAACACAAGACTCAGGGAAACCATATTATACCAATGCACTTTTAGATATCGACATGATTATCAAGTTaactaaatattttgcTGGTTCAACAGATAAGTTTACTACCGGTGAGACAATCCCCATTGATCATGAAACATTGGCATATACTTTAAAGGTTCCGTTTGGAGTTGTAGCACAAATTGTGCCTTGGAACTATCCGTTGGCAATGGCTTCTTGGAAATTGCAAAGTTGTTTGGCGGCTGGGAATACAGTGGTAATCAAACCATCAGAAAATAGTTCACTTTCTTTGTTGTATTTTGCTCAATTAATTGTGGAAGCTGGGTTCCCACCTGGAGTAGTGAATATTATTCCAGGGTATGGTACTGTCGTTGGAGATGCATTATCAACTCATCCAGATGTTGACAAGATTTCATTCACTGGTAGCACCAAAGTTGGTTGTAATGTCCTGGAACAATCAGGTAAGTCCAACTTGAAAGATGTCACATTAGAATGTGGTGGTAAGTCGCCCGCAgttatcttcaaagatgCAAACTTAGAAGAGGCTGTCAAGTGGACTTCAGaaggaatatttttcaattccgGTCAAAATTGTACAGCAAATTCTCGTATTTTAGTTCAAcatgatatttttgatgAGTTTGTGCATAAATTTAAGGACTACACCAAGCGGAAATGGAATTTTGGTAGCAAATTCGATCCATTTGATAAAGATTGTACCGTAGGACCAGTAATCTCTCAAAAGCAGTATGAAAAGATTCAAGAATACATGACCTGCCCTGAAGGTTGCCCTGTTGAAGTGTCACATATAATTGATTACCCACCAGATGATATTAATGGATATTTTATCCCACCAACCATATATACAAATGTGCCCCAAGATTCTAAATGGTGTAAGGAGGAAATATTCGGTCCAGCTGTCGTGATTTCGGAATTTAGAGATTATGATGAAGCTTTATCGCTGGCAAATGACACAAGTTATGGATTAGCGGCAGCAGTGTTCACTGAAAACATTCGTATTGCCCATGAATTTGCACGAGATATTTTGGCAGGTACTGTGTGGGTTAATACCAGCAATGCAGAAGATGTGACTTTACCATTCGGTGGATTCAAGATGAGTGGTATTGGTAGAGAATTAGGTCGAACTGGGGTAGAGTCCTTTATGCAAACCAAAACAGttcaaatcaatattcGGAAACCTAATTCctaa
- the CEP3 gene encoding Cep3p (ancestral locus Anc_2.340) — protein sequence MLHWNGGERRKTPYACNVCKKRKVKCDKLIPCTSCIQKGLENECLTSVTSKFTTDAVHSESEYLPSLLQLWQSYEYWVLDIGLFKTANINPTKKKVDLGVSLYECQFWMKFLNTEQSYKLLNFAVEKLGSLYFGCLGDLNELYTSLEHYWRRREESDPTNNSITFTSDDYYSDALLWAVFTMSIYYMPLEEISEGLNPREICQWLEIDEVEEWDDALAYEMFKGFTNTTITQLNKANFLAYPDLRLLQTYIILTNTSFPFLNHVLADSLIMQCMHVAKFFNIDFFKPFADDDAVLGISKNRFSKIWYMLCVADYNQSGPCKQISFHTEIPSMLLNATFYEDLPASDIFRQDSNFELICWKLVSLERDLDDTLNKVSKPRLSKLDNVRKELGNVQHQIDSRKEKKNAKKKKDETVNEQFATFLTSFLVTGVSWKIYKSYLIYYNDEQALSHSIHHAKNLIFLMVKNVKDENSSFNKHPYVLRLISKVAPFYSFHSIFEKTEQVEQINSDFKELVSSLPLMFGEKIVNLDFMLDRFNALSIIWENVKVIGSGITAIHPVFKILQNDMKFCTRYNRRIPVVIKGTKAIAPRKRYNTGEDEDTNFQENDDEELDNAVLETEEFKLVVSTFENEYNIDKLVA from the coding sequence ATGTTGCATTGGAATGGTGGAGAAAGAAGGAAGACACCATACGCATGTAACGTGTGTAAGAAGCGGAAAGTTAAATGTGACAAGCTGATACCGTGCACCAGTTGTATTCAAAAGGGTCTGGAAAATGAATGTTTGACTTCAGTAACTTCAAAGTTTACCACCGATGCCGTTCATTCGGAGTCTGAATATCTACCAAGTTTACTCCAATTGTGGCAAAGTTACGAATATTGGGTCTTGGATATCGGACTATTTAAAACTGCTAATATCAACCcaaccaaaaaaaaagtgGATCTTGGTGTGAGTTTATATGAATGTCAATTTTGGATGAAATTCTTAAACACTGAGCAGTCTTACAAACTACTGAATTTTGCTGTGGAAAAACTAGGTTCATTGTATTTCGGATGCCTGGGTGATTTAAATGAGTTATATACCTCATTGGAACATTATTGGCGAAGAAGAGAGGAAAGTGACCCTACAAACAACTCTATTACTTTTACCTCCGATGACTACTATTCAGATGCTTTATTATGGGCAGTCTTTACGATGAGTATTTATTATATGCCACTTGAGGAGATTTCAGAAGGGTTGAACCCAAGAGAGATATGTCAATGGTTGGAAATCGACGAAGTAGAGGAGTGGGATGATGCCTTGGCGTATGAAATGTTTAAAGGGTTTACCAATACTACCATCactcaattgaataaagCAAATTTTCTTGCCTACCCAGATCTGCGACTGTTACAAACATACATTATTTTGACTAATACTAGTTTCCCTTTCTTAAACCATGTATTAGCTGATAGTTTAATAATGCAATGCATGCATGTGGCAAAGTTTTTTAAcattgatttcttcaaaccATTtgcagatgatgatgctgTTTTGGGCATATCTAAGAATAGgttttcaaagatatgGTATATGTTGTGTGTTGCAGATTATAATCAATCAGGTCCCTGCAAACAAATATCTTTTCACACAGAAATTCCATCAATGTTATTAAATGCAACTTTTTACGAAGACCTTCCTGCAAGTGATATTTTCCGTCAAGATAGTAATTTTGAACTAATTTGCTGGAAATTAGTATCTTTAGAAAGAGATCTAGATGATACACTAAATAAAGTTTCTAAACCACGTTTATCGAAACTAGATAATGTAAGGAAAGAATTAGGAAACGTTCAGCATCAAATTGATTcaaggaaagaaaagaagaatgcaaagaagaaaaaagacGAAACAGTCAACGAACAATTTGCAACGTTTCTAACGTCGTTTTTGGTTACTGGGGTATCGTGGAAGATTTACAAATcatatttgatttattacaaTGATGAACAGGCGTTGTCACATTCCATTCACCATGCCAAAAATTTAATCTTTTTAATGGTAAAAAATGtcaaagatgaaaattCAAGTTTTAATAAACATCCTTACGTTTTACGTTTAATTTCGAAAGTTGCACCTTTTTACTCATTTCATTCgatctttgaaaaaacaGAACAGGTAGAACAAATCAATTCTGATTTTAAAGAACTAGTTTCAAGTCTACCCTTAATGTTTGGTGAGAAAATTGTCAATTTAGATTTTATGTTGGATAGGTTCAACGCATTGAGTATAATCTGGGAAAATGTTAAGGTTATAGGGTCTGGGATAACTGCGATCCATCCAGTATTTAAGATCTTACAAAATGATATGAAGTTCTGCACGAGGTATAACAGAAGAATTCCAGTTGTAATTAAAGGAACGAAGGCAATTGCTCCTCGAAAAAGATATAACACAggagaagatgaagatactaattttcaagagaatgatgatgaagaactTGATAATGCCGTGCTTGAAACAGAAGAATTCAAACTTGTGGTATCTAcgtttgaaaatgaatataatattgataAGCTAGTGGCctaa
- the MLH1 gene encoding mismatch repair ATPase MLH1 (ancestral locus Anc_2.341): MVSKIKALDASVVNKIAAGEIIISPMNALKEMMENSIDAKATTIDILAKEGGIKILQITDNGSGIDKEDLPILCERFTTSKLKSFDDLQNIQTYGFRGEALASISHIARVTVTTKTKNDKCAWKVSYSEGKMIDEPKPIAGKDGTSILVEDLFYNVPSRLRALRAGNEEYNKILDVVGRYAIHSKGIAFSCKKFGESNFNLTIQSQFSIEDRIRTIFNNQVATNLIPFHIDTIKELNIISVTGRVSNLNFSYKKTIQPLFFINNRLITCEPLKRALRNTYSNFMTKGNKPFIYLSILIHPNAVDVNVHPTKREVRFLNQDAILEKIALQLHEELSNIDTSRTFKTATILTGQRTSNPPSAEKMTKHISPISENRQAEEFSQLPSSLSTQSHKSPLANKIKRYESKLVRTDASQAKITSFLQASQYYPNSSQTIASASRVTSQIVPKAIEPDTLLNLTQDVEENKERIEPDGVDDNMIIESDEEYNSSIKMNTSTLESSQDHEVESPTYTIIPRKRVDVNLTSIKELQNIVDESAHSELTNIFAGLTYVGVVDPEKRLAAIQHDLKLFLVDYASVSYELFYQIALTDFANYGKIELQTETSDDLKLVSLLSGFEHLTSKAKLDIINKLWGMKDMLQEYFGIELINEDSSDPANVKIISIPLLLKGYNPPISKLPFFIYRLGIKIDWSEEQACLDGIMKQIALFYVPEVVLTLDENDSTISEEDKISSMNASAELNETLENVIFPSIKRRLLAPRNLLKDIVEIANLPGLYKVFERC; this comes from the coding sequence atggtttcaaaaataaaagcaTTAGATGCTTCTGTGGTCAACAAGATCGCCGCAGGTGAGATCATTATATCTCCCATGAATGCACTTAAGGAGATGATGGAGAATTCTATTGATGCCAAGGCAACAACTATTGATATACTCGCTAAGGAAGGTGGAATAAAGATATTGCAGATTACAGATAATGGATCTGGAATTGATAAAGAGGATTTACCTATACTTTGTGAGAGGTTTACCACATCGAAGTTAAAGAGCTTTGATGATTTACAGAATATTCAAACTTATGGTTTTAGAGGTGAGGCGTTAGCTAGTATATCTCACATTGCTAGAGTCACTGTGACTACAAAGACAAAGAACGACAAATGTGCCTGGAAGGTTTCCTATTCTGAGGGTAAAATGATTGACGAACCCAAACCAATCGCGGGGAAGGATGGAACTTCCATCTTAGTGGAGGATTTATTTTATAACGTACCCTCCAGACTAAGGGCCCTAAGGGCTGgtaatgaagaatataataaaattttagATGTGGTAGGCAGATACGCTATTCATTCGAAAGGGATTGCCTTTTCATGCAAGAAGTTTGGAGAATCTAATTTTAACCTTACGATACAAAGTCAATTCAGCATTGAAGATAGAATACGAACGATCTTCAATAATCAAGTTGCCACGAACTTAATACCGTTCCACATAGACACCATTAAAGAGCTTAATATTATAAGTGTAACTGGAAGAGTTAgcaatttgaatttctcctacaaaaaaacaattcaaccattattttttatcaATAATAGATTAATAACTTGCGAGCCATTAAAGCGGGCATTGAGAAACACGTACTCCAACTTTATGACCAAAGGAAACAaaccatttatttatttgagtattttaattcatccaaaTGCTGTAGATGTTAATGTACATCCCACAAAGAGGGAGGTTAGATTCCTGAACCAAGATGCTATACTGGAAAAGATAGCTTTACAATTACATGAAGAATTATCGAATATCGATACCTCACGTACTTTTAAGACAGCAACGATATTAACTGGTCAAAGGACTTCCAATCCACCTTCTGCTGAGAAAATGACTAAACATATATCACCTATTTCAGAAAATAGACAAGCTGAGGAATTCTCACAATTACCATCCTCATTATCAACACAATCACACAAAAGTCCGTTAGCGAATAAAATAAAGAGATACGAAAGTAAATTAGTGAGAACCGATGCTTCTCAGGCGAAGATTACCTCCTTCTTACAAGCTAGTCAGTATTATCCAAACTCAAGCCAGACCATCGCATCTGCATCAAGGGTTACATCTCAGATTGTTCCAAAGGCAATTGAGCCGGATACTCTATTGAATTTGACTCAAGATgtggaagaaaataaagaaaggATCGAACCTGACGGAGTTGACGATAATATGATTATAGAATCAGATGAAGAgtataattcatcaataaagatgaatacTTCAACATTAGAATCTTCCCAAGATCATGAGGTGGAATCTCCCACATATACGATCATCCCTAGAAAGAGAGTTGATGTTAATCTTACAAGTATTAAAGAGcttcaaaatattgttgATGAATCTGCACATTCGGAGTTGACCAATATATTCGCCGGACTGACATACGTTGGTGTAGTTGATCCAGAAAAAAGATTAGCTGCTATTCAACACGACctaaaattatttttggtAGACTACGCATCCGTTTCTTACGaattattttatcaaatcGCTTTAACAGATTTCGCTAACTATGGAAAGATTGAACTCCAGACAGAAACATCCGATGATCTAAAACTTGTTAGTTTACTTTCAGGATTCGAACATCTCACATCTAAGGCAAAATTAgatataattaataaattgtGGGGAATGAAAGATATGCTACAGgaatattttggaataGAACTTATTAATGAGGACAGTTCAGATCCAGCAAATGTTAAGATTATCTCAATACCATTGCTCCTAAAAGGTTATAATCCTCCGATATCAAAACTTccattctttatttatAGACTCGGCATAAAAATAGACTGGTCTGAAGAACAAGCATGTCTAGATGGAATTATGAAACAAATTGCGTTGTTCTACGTCCCCGAAGTTGTCCTGACTCTCGATGAGAATGATTCGACTATATCGGAGGAAGATAAAATATCCTCAATGAATGCATCAGcagaattgaatgaaaccTTGGAAAATGTGATCTTTCCTAGCATAAAGAGAAGATTACTAGCACCAAGGAACCTATTAAAGGATATTGTAGAAATAGCAAATCTGCCAGGATTATACAAGGTCTTTGAAAGATGTTAG